The Pecten maximus chromosome 11, xPecMax1.1, whole genome shotgun sequence genome has a segment encoding these proteins:
- the LOC117338488 gene encoding serine-rich adhesin for platelets-like codes for MLSCPNEYDLENIVNVGEGSKNADHDSSANAGDTRKVTVDTDKSNSDIDCFSDLENMEHTNVDGVEMNQNSHSASENIKLQEETRDILLHPRCSEMANENPASDLPVRADEVDGSVHRNRVSSVIASLDLVEPRLDPVSMTSDQEKGIDSSTLTSTKSVIRDQTEDITHQEDKVEQPLMISSNSPHEIPDNTGAIDNDTEKSKSKGQKKVASTSGNADEKDDDIQIGQRADVEKGVIYKEEPANKETVNSEQIQQSGSQTSSSSSEQIQQSGSQTSSSSSEQIQQSGSQTSSSSSEQIQQSGSQTSSSSAEQIQQSGSQTSSSSAEKLQERIESSLSTDISIAESERVTASEQLPGCFSTDNSIKANCITPAEQILEGPMTDGNLEAEAEDVSPTDHILGSTPPTDGNAEAETEGVTPTHHILGSTPPTDGNAEAETEGVTPTDHILGSTPPTDGNAEAETEGVTQTDHILGSTPPTDGNAEAETEGVTPTDHILGSTPPTDDNAEAETEGVTRTDHILESTPPANENTEAEAEGMTPELKQGGHKTDSNVVAAQTDMITHAEQIQMGTTTEGVDLKQVTDGTEIDGDMEAQIDGTTPTEKNRL; via the exons ATGTTGTCCTGTCCGAACGAGTATGATCTAGAAAATATTGTGAATGTAGGTGAAGGCAGTAAAAATGCTGATCATGACTCAAGTGCTAATGCAGGAGATACACGCAAGGTTACAGTGGATACTGACAAATCGAACAGTGACATTGATTGTTTCTCAGATCTTGAAAACATGGAACATACAAATGTTGATGGAGTAGAGATGAATCAAAACAGCCATTCAGCAAGTGAAAATATTAAACTACAGGAAGAAACCAGAGATATTCTACTGCACCCCAGATGTTCTGAAATGGCTAATGAGAATCCTGCCAGTGATCTACCTGTCAGAGCCGACGAGGTGGATGGAAGTGTTCACAGAAATAGGGTTAGTTCTGTAATAGCGTCTTTAGACCTTGTAGAGCCAAGACTAGATCCAGTCTCAATGACATCTGATCAAGAGAAAGGAATTGACAGCAGCACATTGACATCAACGAAATCAGTTATACGTGATCAAACAGAAGATATAACACACCAAGAAGATAAAGTTGAGCAGCCACTGATGATCAGTAGTAACAGTCCACATGAGATTCCTGATAACACCGGTGCAATAGATAATGATACTGAGAAGTCAAAAAGCAAAGGACAGAAAAAAGTCGCCTCAACCTCAGGAAATGCTGACGAAAAGGATGATGATATACAGATTGGACAACGTGCTGACGTAGAGaaaggtgttatatataaagaGGAACCTGCCAATAAGGAGACAGTGAATTCTGAACAGATTCAGCAATCTGGTAGTCAGACTTCTAGTTCTAGTTCTGAACAGATTCAGCAGTCTGGTAGTCAGACTTCTAGTTCTAGTTCTGAACAGATTCAACAGTCTGGTAGTCAGACTTCTAGTTCTAGTTCTGAACAGATTCAGCAGTCTGGTAGTCAGACTTCTAGTTCTAGTGCTGAACAGATTCAGCAATCTGGTAGTCAGACTTCTAGTTCTAGTGCTGAGAAACTCCAGGAGCGGATTGAGAGCTCTCTGTCAACAGACATAAGTATAGCTGAGTCAGAAAGAGTGACCGCTTCTGAACAGTTACCAGGTTGTTTCTCAACAGATAACAGTATCAAGGCAAATTGCATAACTCCTGCAGAACAGATTCTGGAAGGTCCCATGACCGATGGTAATTTAGAGGCTGAAGCAGAGGATGTATCCCCTACAGATCACATTCTGGGGAGTACTCCACCAACAGATGGTAACGCGGAGGCTGAGACAGAGGGTGTAACCCCGACACATCACATTCTGGGGAGTACTCCACCAACAGATGGTAACGCGGAGGCTGAGACAGAGGGTGTAACCCCAACAGATCACATTCTGGGGAGTACTCCACCAACAGATGGTAATGCGGAGGCTGAAACAGAGGGTGTAACCCAGACAGATCACATTCTGGGGAGTACTCCACCAACAGATGGTAACGCGGAGGCTGAGACAGAGGGTGTAACCCCGACAGATCACATTCTGGGGAGTACTCCACCAACAGATGATAACGCGGAGGCTGAGACAGAGGGTGTAACCCGGACAGATCATATTCTGGAGAGTACTCCACCAGCAAATGAGAATACGGAGGCTGAAGCAGAAGGCATGACTCCAGAACTTAAACAGGGTGGTCATAAGACAGACAGCAATGTGGTAGCTGCTCAAACAGATATGATCACCCACGCTGAACAGATACAGATGGGTACAACAACAGAAGGTGTGGACCTGAAACAAGTAACGGATGGTACAGAGATAGATGGTGATATGGAGGCTCAGATAGATGGTACGACTCCTACTGAAAAA AACAGATTATAG